In Daphnia pulicaria isolate SC F1-1A chromosome 5, SC_F0-13Bv2, whole genome shotgun sequence, a single genomic region encodes these proteins:
- the LOC124340827 gene encoding uncharacterized protein LOC124340827 isoform X2, with protein sequence MVVGIGVPPIGMSPHLPDHAMENQSSCPSGHITECSTRKMSSEGVAVSSTSSIGSSSIGVGGGSGILLDAEDRSSTSPSLPSLFGLPLRIRSASLPALIELCIMCFDDEGSVLESAVNYPNIFFLMHKWFTTSESLANDLWQLFESGKPSYHGDYLSLLATIQQSARTDANGSQEIGPSSRPPSVILSRKQDDYNGNLGLRSPSLMRTSNGRSNSVLIPRPACIGAEDDNYFSYHYSKLSAMACEGVDMSNPSMEKSSSTDKNQVDPRPSETCPAGSQCKHDRLASCQIYKFRRSVCYAVRFWIRQFPVHFDLDAKLSSLIKDWQRWLTADDRSNYAELAPLVDLGCLPSYDWIRNISVRDPSVKHCRKVSLVFNHLEPSELAKHLTYLEHRIMRRISFQDYKQYAVTGSLNDNPRLERSVNLFNGLTQWVQCMVLSRSTPQQRAEVIVKLIDVTKKLKELRNFNSLMAVVGGLSHSSLARLTRTSSRVPADSQRTLAELTEFLSSSSNFSNYRRALQECKGFKIPILGVHMKDLISLHVALSDSLEGGLINFRKMAQLSLIFQELQELQNATPPPGANIDLVNTLRVSLELAYTEDEIYELSLAREPRDSLSPQSSPTRPLLLGEWPTAGQTNQMQTSLTPSTAGSLVPHETSRSSSLSSPQTISLPLPTESQSLRLNSAGSDHEQEGSSGGFGTAERKKTLEERMNEMVDAVFGQPKHELLKLIQRSPPSSSAVPSCVTSDELTLQQQPQQPSSAVIEIDSQSRHDFQETNSFRPCTCAHCNGLLWGPLRQGYKCRECGLTAHKMCKDVMTVTCRPKSLITSPFTEAFQSGSGRTRFRRRKKLNSHSDVDSLESGLLAMDCSCDLSCQSPCSRRSSMSMLHHQQGSCDSTDFHHQDRLSDKSDKSALLGGPLVSVGSGGGSETSTPVTSRSQFFRSPKRRSLIATSNSAAGPVAASSPMPIRQRKSSLSFTSPCRSFPGTDPSIEGQSSLALRSSLSASPRRKISDTLHFLGSPSSSSHKSSSPCQCHGHHS encoded by the exons ATGGTTGTTGGGATTGGCGTCCCACCGATTGGAATGTCCCCGCATCTTCCTGATCACGCCATGGAAAATCAGAGTAGCTGCCCTTCCGGCCATATTACAG AATGTAGCACCCGTAAGATGTCGTCCGAAGGAGTCGCCGTCTCATCGACGTCGTCcattggcagcagcagcatcggtGTCGGAGGAGGCAGTGGCATACTCCTGGACGCTGAAGACCGTTCCAGCACCTCGCCGAGTTTACCATCCCTGTTCGGACTGCCTTTGAGGATCCGATCGGCTTCGCTACCGGCACTGATTGAACTTTGCATCATGTGTTTCG ATGACGAAGGCAGTGTGCTGGAATCGGCCGTCAACTACCCCAACATCTTCTTCCTAATGCACAAATGGTTCACGACGTCCGAGTCGCTGGCCAACGACTTGTGGCAATTGTTTGAATCGGGTAAACCGTCCTATCATGGCGACTATCTTAGTCTTCTCGCCACCATCCAGCAGAGTGCCAGAACAGACGCCAACGGGAGCCAGGAGATTGGTCCTTCTTCTCGTCCGCCAAGCGTTATCCTGTCGCGAAAACAG GATGATTACAACGGAAACCTAGGCCTGAGAAGTCCATCTCTGATGCGAACATCCAACGGCCGCTCCAATTCGGTCCTGATCCCGAGGCCGGCGTGCATCGGTGCCGAAGACGACAACTATTTCAGCTACCACTACAGTAAACTCAGTGCCATGGCCTGTGAAGGTGTCGACATGTCCAATCCGTCGATGGAGAAATCGAGTTCAACCGATAAAAATCAAGTGGACCCACGGCCCAGTGAAACCTGTCCAGCGGGTAGCCAATGCAAGCACGATCGGCTAGCCTCGTGCCAAATCTACAAATTCCGGCGCTCCGTTTGCTACGCCGTCCGCTTCTGGATCCGACAGTTCCCCGTTCACTTTGACCTGGACGCCAAACTGTCGTCTCTCATCAAAGATTGGCAACGTTGGCTGACCGCCGATGATCGATCCAACTACGCCGAACTGGCCCCGCTCGTTGATCTCGGCTGTCTGCCATCCTACGACTGGATCCGAAACATTTCCGTTCGCGATCCTAGCGTCAAACATTGCCGCAAAGTCTCTTTGGTCTTCAATCACCTGGAGCCGTCCGAGCTGGCCAAACATTTGACCTACCTGGAGCATCGCATCATGAGACGAATCAGT TTTCAAGATTACAAGCAGTACGCGGTGACCGGATCACTAAACGACAATCCCCGTCTGGAACGGTCGGTCAATTTGTTCAACGGTCTCACTCAGTGGGTTCAATGTATGGTCCTCAGCCGGAGCACACCTCAGCAACGAGCCGAAGTCATCGTTAAACTCATTGACGTTACCAAA AAATTGAAGGAACTCAGAAACTTCAACTCGCTGATGGCCGTCGTTGGCGGACTGAGTCACAGCTCCTTGGCTCGTTTAACTCGGACGTCCTCACGCGTTCCGGCTGATTCGCAACGGACGCTGGCCGAACTAActgaatttctttcttcttcttccaacttcTCTAATTACCGACGAGCTCTCCAAGAGTGCAAAGGCTTCAAGATACCCATTTT AGGCGTTCACATGAAAGATTTGATTTCACTTCACGTGGCTCTCTCGGATTCACTAGAGGGTGGCCTCATTAATTTCCGTAAGATGGCCCAACTGTCACTCATATTCCAAGAGCTCCAAGAGTTACAGAACGCCACACCACCACCTGGAGCCAACATTGATCTCGTCAACACCTTAAGG GTTTCTCTGGAATTGGCGTACACGGAAGACGAAATTTACGAATTGTCACTAGCTCGAGAACCTAGAGATTCATTATCC CCGCAATCTTCACCTACCAGGCCATTATTACTGGGCGAATGGCCAACGGCAGGACAAACTAATCAAATGCAAACTTCTTTAACTCCCAGTACAGCCGGCAGCTTAGTTCCA CACGAAACGTCGCGGTCGTCGTCCCTTTCTTCACCTCAGACCATTTCCCTGCCACTGCCAACGGAATCTCAGTCGCTGCGGCTGAACTCGGCCGGCAGCGATCACGAACAAGAAGGATCGAGTGGCGGATTCGGGACGGCGGAGCGTAAAAAGACCTTAGAGGAGAGAATGAACGAAATGGTCGACGCTGTTTTCGGCCAACCCAAACATGAGCTGCTCAAACTCATTCAACGTTCGCCTCCATCAAGTAGTGCAGTTCCATCATGCGTGACGAGCGACGAATTGACACTGCAGCAGCAACCGCAACAGCCATCCAGTGCAGTTATCGAAATTGATAGCCAATCCAGACACGATTTCCAAGAGACGAATTCCTTCCGACCATGTACTTGTGCCCACTGTAacggactg TTATGGGGACCACTTCGACAAGGATACAAATGCCGAGAGTGTGGCCTCACCGCTCACAAGATGTGCAAAGATGTTATGACAGTTACGTGCCGCCCTAAAAGCCTGATTACAAGTCCCTTTACAG AAGCATTTCAGAGTGGTTCAGGTAGAACGCGTTTCCGGCGCCGGAAGAAGTTAAATAGTCATTCGGATGTGGACAGCTTGGAGAGCGGATTGTTGGCCATGGATTGCTCTTGTGATCTGAGTTGCCAGTCGCCTTGCAGTCGCCGTTCCAGCATGAGCATGTTGCACCACCAACAAGGATCTTGTGATTCCACCGATTTCCATCACCAAG atcGTTTGTCGGACAAGTCTGACAAATCAGCGTTGCTCGGTGGTCCGTTGGTGTCTGTTGGATCGGGTGGCGGAAGCGAGACGAGCACTCCGGTGACTTCGCGCAGTCAATTTTTCCGCAGCCCAAAGCGGCGCAGTTTGATCGCGACCAGCAATTCGGCGGCGGGGCCTGTCGCCGCCAGCAGTCCGATGCCTATTCGTCAGCGCAAGTCTTCGCTTTCTTTCACCAGTCCTTGTCGTAGTTTTCCAG GCACCGATCCGTCCATTGAAGGGCAGTCATCGTTGGCGTTGCGCTCCTCGTTATCCGCGTCGCCAAGGCGGAAGATAAGTGACACGCTACATTTTCTTGGGTCTCCTTCTTCGTCGTCGCACAAGTCGTCATCACCCTGCCAATGTCACGGGCATCATTCATGA
- the LOC124340827 gene encoding uncharacterized protein LOC124340827 isoform X1 — protein MLFTCAKSVPTLTKRNAPKTNEPMGYCRNNRRPSKLAFVNRLMVSKSSSVPILSQEQQQNSLSILRRPALPFLRNWNCWTKNHWRFPECSTRKMSSEGVAVSSTSSIGSSSIGVGGGSGILLDAEDRSSTSPSLPSLFGLPLRIRSASLPALIELCIMCFDDEGSVLESAVNYPNIFFLMHKWFTTSESLANDLWQLFESGKPSYHGDYLSLLATIQQSARTDANGSQEIGPSSRPPSVILSRKQDDYNGNLGLRSPSLMRTSNGRSNSVLIPRPACIGAEDDNYFSYHYSKLSAMACEGVDMSNPSMEKSSSTDKNQVDPRPSETCPAGSQCKHDRLASCQIYKFRRSVCYAVRFWIRQFPVHFDLDAKLSSLIKDWQRWLTADDRSNYAELAPLVDLGCLPSYDWIRNISVRDPSVKHCRKVSLVFNHLEPSELAKHLTYLEHRIMRRISFQDYKQYAVTGSLNDNPRLERSVNLFNGLTQWVQCMVLSRSTPQQRAEVIVKLIDVTKKLKELRNFNSLMAVVGGLSHSSLARLTRTSSRVPADSQRTLAELTEFLSSSSNFSNYRRALQECKGFKIPILGVHMKDLISLHVALSDSLEGGLINFRKMAQLSLIFQELQELQNATPPPGANIDLVNTLRVSLELAYTEDEIYELSLAREPRDSLSPQSSPTRPLLLGEWPTAGQTNQMQTSLTPSTAGSLVPHETSRSSSLSSPQTISLPLPTESQSLRLNSAGSDHEQEGSSGGFGTAERKKTLEERMNEMVDAVFGQPKHELLKLIQRSPPSSSAVPSCVTSDELTLQQQPQQPSSAVIEIDSQSRHDFQETNSFRPCTCAHCNGLLWGPLRQGYKCRECGLTAHKMCKDVMTVTCRPKSLITSPFTEAFQSGSGRTRFRRRKKLNSHSDVDSLESGLLAMDCSCDLSCQSPCSRRSSMSMLHHQQGSCDSTDFHHQDRLSDKSDKSALLGGPLVSVGSGGGSETSTPVTSRSQFFRSPKRRSLIATSNSAAGPVAASSPMPIRQRKSSLSFTSPCRSFPGTDPSIEGQSSLALRSSLSASPRRKISDTLHFLGSPSSSSHKSSSPCQCHGHHS, from the exons ATGCTTTTTACCTGCGCCAAATCTGTTCCGACATTAACGAAAAGAAACGCCCCAAAAACAAACGAGCCGATGGGTTATTGTCGAAATAATCGACGGCCCAGCAAGCTGGCCTTCGTAAATCGCCTGATGGTCAGCAAGTCGAGTTCGGTCCCTATTCTCagtcaggagcagcagcagaactCGCTGTCAATTCTGCGCCGGCCAGCACTACCGTTTCTACGCAATTGGAATTGTTGGACAAAGAACCACTGGCGATTTCCAG AATGTAGCACCCGTAAGATGTCGTCCGAAGGAGTCGCCGTCTCATCGACGTCGTCcattggcagcagcagcatcggtGTCGGAGGAGGCAGTGGCATACTCCTGGACGCTGAAGACCGTTCCAGCACCTCGCCGAGTTTACCATCCCTGTTCGGACTGCCTTTGAGGATCCGATCGGCTTCGCTACCGGCACTGATTGAACTTTGCATCATGTGTTTCG ATGACGAAGGCAGTGTGCTGGAATCGGCCGTCAACTACCCCAACATCTTCTTCCTAATGCACAAATGGTTCACGACGTCCGAGTCGCTGGCCAACGACTTGTGGCAATTGTTTGAATCGGGTAAACCGTCCTATCATGGCGACTATCTTAGTCTTCTCGCCACCATCCAGCAGAGTGCCAGAACAGACGCCAACGGGAGCCAGGAGATTGGTCCTTCTTCTCGTCCGCCAAGCGTTATCCTGTCGCGAAAACAG GATGATTACAACGGAAACCTAGGCCTGAGAAGTCCATCTCTGATGCGAACATCCAACGGCCGCTCCAATTCGGTCCTGATCCCGAGGCCGGCGTGCATCGGTGCCGAAGACGACAACTATTTCAGCTACCACTACAGTAAACTCAGTGCCATGGCCTGTGAAGGTGTCGACATGTCCAATCCGTCGATGGAGAAATCGAGTTCAACCGATAAAAATCAAGTGGACCCACGGCCCAGTGAAACCTGTCCAGCGGGTAGCCAATGCAAGCACGATCGGCTAGCCTCGTGCCAAATCTACAAATTCCGGCGCTCCGTTTGCTACGCCGTCCGCTTCTGGATCCGACAGTTCCCCGTTCACTTTGACCTGGACGCCAAACTGTCGTCTCTCATCAAAGATTGGCAACGTTGGCTGACCGCCGATGATCGATCCAACTACGCCGAACTGGCCCCGCTCGTTGATCTCGGCTGTCTGCCATCCTACGACTGGATCCGAAACATTTCCGTTCGCGATCCTAGCGTCAAACATTGCCGCAAAGTCTCTTTGGTCTTCAATCACCTGGAGCCGTCCGAGCTGGCCAAACATTTGACCTACCTGGAGCATCGCATCATGAGACGAATCAGT TTTCAAGATTACAAGCAGTACGCGGTGACCGGATCACTAAACGACAATCCCCGTCTGGAACGGTCGGTCAATTTGTTCAACGGTCTCACTCAGTGGGTTCAATGTATGGTCCTCAGCCGGAGCACACCTCAGCAACGAGCCGAAGTCATCGTTAAACTCATTGACGTTACCAAA AAATTGAAGGAACTCAGAAACTTCAACTCGCTGATGGCCGTCGTTGGCGGACTGAGTCACAGCTCCTTGGCTCGTTTAACTCGGACGTCCTCACGCGTTCCGGCTGATTCGCAACGGACGCTGGCCGAACTAActgaatttctttcttcttcttccaacttcTCTAATTACCGACGAGCTCTCCAAGAGTGCAAAGGCTTCAAGATACCCATTTT AGGCGTTCACATGAAAGATTTGATTTCACTTCACGTGGCTCTCTCGGATTCACTAGAGGGTGGCCTCATTAATTTCCGTAAGATGGCCCAACTGTCACTCATATTCCAAGAGCTCCAAGAGTTACAGAACGCCACACCACCACCTGGAGCCAACATTGATCTCGTCAACACCTTAAGG GTTTCTCTGGAATTGGCGTACACGGAAGACGAAATTTACGAATTGTCACTAGCTCGAGAACCTAGAGATTCATTATCC CCGCAATCTTCACCTACCAGGCCATTATTACTGGGCGAATGGCCAACGGCAGGACAAACTAATCAAATGCAAACTTCTTTAACTCCCAGTACAGCCGGCAGCTTAGTTCCA CACGAAACGTCGCGGTCGTCGTCCCTTTCTTCACCTCAGACCATTTCCCTGCCACTGCCAACGGAATCTCAGTCGCTGCGGCTGAACTCGGCCGGCAGCGATCACGAACAAGAAGGATCGAGTGGCGGATTCGGGACGGCGGAGCGTAAAAAGACCTTAGAGGAGAGAATGAACGAAATGGTCGACGCTGTTTTCGGCCAACCCAAACATGAGCTGCTCAAACTCATTCAACGTTCGCCTCCATCAAGTAGTGCAGTTCCATCATGCGTGACGAGCGACGAATTGACACTGCAGCAGCAACCGCAACAGCCATCCAGTGCAGTTATCGAAATTGATAGCCAATCCAGACACGATTTCCAAGAGACGAATTCCTTCCGACCATGTACTTGTGCCCACTGTAacggactg TTATGGGGACCACTTCGACAAGGATACAAATGCCGAGAGTGTGGCCTCACCGCTCACAAGATGTGCAAAGATGTTATGACAGTTACGTGCCGCCCTAAAAGCCTGATTACAAGTCCCTTTACAG AAGCATTTCAGAGTGGTTCAGGTAGAACGCGTTTCCGGCGCCGGAAGAAGTTAAATAGTCATTCGGATGTGGACAGCTTGGAGAGCGGATTGTTGGCCATGGATTGCTCTTGTGATCTGAGTTGCCAGTCGCCTTGCAGTCGCCGTTCCAGCATGAGCATGTTGCACCACCAACAAGGATCTTGTGATTCCACCGATTTCCATCACCAAG atcGTTTGTCGGACAAGTCTGACAAATCAGCGTTGCTCGGTGGTCCGTTGGTGTCTGTTGGATCGGGTGGCGGAAGCGAGACGAGCACTCCGGTGACTTCGCGCAGTCAATTTTTCCGCAGCCCAAAGCGGCGCAGTTTGATCGCGACCAGCAATTCGGCGGCGGGGCCTGTCGCCGCCAGCAGTCCGATGCCTATTCGTCAGCGCAAGTCTTCGCTTTCTTTCACCAGTCCTTGTCGTAGTTTTCCAG GCACCGATCCGTCCATTGAAGGGCAGTCATCGTTGGCGTTGCGCTCCTCGTTATCCGCGTCGCCAAGGCGGAAGATAAGTGACACGCTACATTTTCTTGGGTCTCCTTCTTCGTCGTCGCACAAGTCGTCATCACCCTGCCAATGTCACGGGCATCATTCATGA